From the genome of Palaemon carinicauda isolate YSFRI2023 chromosome 6, ASM3689809v2, whole genome shotgun sequence, one region includes:
- the LOC137642742 gene encoding uncharacterized protein, with the protein MSAIKKILLLISALVYPLASLETGNGAQIEDVINLLGLFPPTPINEGNKADNQPFIERGSRLLDLAETLKDEDQNELEKLKEEAREDRVVSTTLTANQIANYLNEAALTGIREYKWDVSKRFRPQFTDVPYKAGNSDEKMRLTVTHGYITGLGSLKTERASLDVNNNELSTRLGFNDVYVNADFEVSVPAVGSASASKAQGKVQVKLRHAWIDAKVNMDDNGLPLNIKKFKATSVDPLVVRATNIGANSYKPVFQVAFGEALKQITTKVFETNIKVRFNQGLQKIKADGSYGAGASPWWR; encoded by the exons ATGTCTGCTATCAAAAAGATTCTCCTGCTAATATCCGCTCTGGTCTACCCGTTGGCCTCACTGGAAACTGGGAACGGGGCACAAATCGAGGATGTAATAAACTTGCTTGGATTATTCCCTCCGACCCCTATTAATgaaggcaataag GCAGATAACCAACCTTTCATTGAGAGGGGCTCAAGACTGCTCGACTTAGCCGAGACCCTCAAGGACGAAGACCAAAACGAACTAGAAAAACTCAAAGAGGAGGCCAGAGAGGATCGTGTCGTGTCCACCACCTTAACGGCAAATCAGATTGCCAATTATTTAAATGAAGCTGCCCTTACAGGCATACG CGAATATAAATGGGACGTGAGCAAGAGATTCCGTCCGCAGTTTACCGACGTCCCTTACAAGGCAGGGAATTCAGATGAAAAGATGAGGTTGACAGTGACACACGGTTACATCACTGGTCTTGGATCCCTGAAGACTGAGAGGGCTAGTTTGGACGTCAATAAT AATGAGTTATCGACACGATTAGGATTCAACGATGTCTATGTAAATGCGGACTTCGAGGTTTCAGTGCCTGCCGTTGGCTCAGCTTCTGCTAGTAAAGCTCAAGGAAAAGTACAG GTCAAACTAAGACACGCTTGGATCGACGCCAAAGTGAACATGGACGACAACGGACTGCCTCTCAATATCAAGAAATTTAAAGCTACGAGTGTGGATCCGCTCGTGGTTCGG GCTACGAATATCGGAGCGAACAGCTACAAACCTGTCTTCCAGGTCGCCTTCGGAGAAGCCCTGAAGCAAATTACTACCAAGGTATTTGAGACCAACATCAAGGTGCGATTCAACCAAGGTCTGCAGAAGATCAAGGCAGATGGCAGTTACGGGGCGGGGGCGTCTCCTTGGTGGCGATGA